TCTGAACTGGAACTCAGTTGCTGAACCAGCCCTGGCCTCAGCTTTCTTGTCAGCACCAGGGGGCACAGCGCTTCGTCTGTAGGTGTCTCTGTCAGCTTCCCCTCGTGTGAGTCTTGCAGGTCGCTCTCCCTCCAGACCTTTGGGCCGTGGTCTGCCAGTCTCAGGGCAGCTGCGGTGCAGAGTGGCAGGCACAATCTCAGGGGGCAGGTGGAGGTAATCACGCAGATACTGGATACCCTCGTTGGTAAGGTACCAGTAGAAATGTCTCCAGGCAAACTGTTCCTTTACGTAGCCTCGTGATTTGAGAGACTGCATGGCCTTCATGACGTGAAGATTGGGCACGTTCTTGTCTACCAACTCAGGGTGTTTGGGCATGTGGACATCCTTCTTGGCCACCATCACTCCCTCCTTGAAAAGGAGTTCATAAATGGCAATTCGGTTCTTCTTGGGCATCAACATCTCGGCGGCTGCTACGTCCGGGGCCGGAGCTGGAAGTCTGATTCTTGGTCTCCTTTACCATATAGTGTCTGCAGCACCAGCAGAGTGACTGACTAAAAATAGGCATCAAAAgcatgatgaataaataaatgatcagtCTCTCAAGAAATATCacagtctgggggtgcctgggtggctcagtaggttaagcatctgccttcaggtccggttgcaatctcagggtcctgggatcaaaccctggtCTGGTAGGGGCTCtatgctcaatagggagtctgcttctccattgtcctctgccccccaccccatgcattttctttctcagataaataaataaaatctttaaaaaaataaaaaagaaaaaataaataaattcaaaaaaaaaaaaagaaaatcacaatctAGTGGGGGATAAGAGAAAACAAGTAGTGTATAATGCAGAAAGTTGGgcaaggaaaaacacacacaaaaaatgtgacTTAAAGTGCTTTGGGGATTTGGAGGCtaaaaaaatctgagaataagGCAAAGAGTCATGAAGAAAATGACATTAGATGAGATTTGACTGGGAGAGGTGGCAGTTATCACTGAGAAGGTATCTATATTATGAAGGGAGAGTAAGGGAGGATGAAAATgcctttttataatttat
This genomic interval from Mustela erminea isolate mMusErm1 chromosome 6, mMusErm1.Pri, whole genome shotgun sequence contains the following:
- the LOC116593275 gene encoding 40S ribosomal protein S10-like yields the protein MLMPKKNRIAIYELLFKEGVMVAKKDVHMPKHPELVDKNVPNLHVMKAMQSLKSRGYVKEQFAWRHFYWYLTNEGIQYLRDYLHLPPEIVPATLHRSCPETGRPRPKGLEGERPARLTRGEADRDTYRRSAVPPGADKKAEARAGSATEFQFRGRFGRGCGQPPQ